The Chitinophagales bacterium genome window below encodes:
- a CDS encoding DUF5011 domain-containing protein, whose product MKKTLLLNLFSLAVIALFAQTKVGMTTYDLQTNNSNCRRVVTNAAGEVVITYTRSYTYSEAADDRGTGYNYKNTSGVWSEPTFATTAPTNGWNNQRPDLDRTGWPNVGILNNGNEIVVSHFAGNTASFGGIQVMQRALGSGAAWNITELNSNNVSGSFSDDATWPRVAITGDSILVISAAQTGTLVNGVDGGMFMHRSTDGGTTWTQSFIPFVNGSNFVNVGGDVYDIDANQNGTVAIVVGRYNTFMLKSTDFGLTWTAHDVVRSTDINGNPNANNYSGAAGESAERQDILDESFSVIVDDNDNVHVWAGRLDYLKDDPNADGSVYPFSEGLMYWNESMSEPVILHASRFTVEANAGCNPLYTSAVINDPEFTQFGLYRSSLVSQPSASYDAAGNLVVAYTRMRTAIIDPLDSSVLNASPDGYFFKDVYLLKSADGGATWEGPFNVSNQDTLECAFPGLPRKFYNNTIPVIWMQDALPGNALQPPTGYSHPYLSNDIMYDEIPLSSIVTPLDETCPTLALLDPGINNLTISQGCNPSAEDYEEILVFDDVPQGPDTNMVNFVQGSITGSGLYDLYLVDNAGNVSDTVQINVTVAPDNTPPTYTFIGPDTLQVIIGDTYVDPGINYDDNGCYPAAAPSTTDNVNPTLTTGLGLATYVYTIVDNAGNSTSAVRYVEIISNDTEGPIITLTGGATDSVEVCTSYDEQGATAFDLVDYTVPVTINSSAVNINVVGSYLVTYTASDYAPIPNTSTFTRTVYVEDNTAPLLTVEDDNDLVTPADSYTEGGVNYTYVGTNFVAPSVSASDPNCSGQTVNVTVNDASVNTSTAGNYTAVVTATDENGNSTSQNLTVRVGTEPTPNFTYFATSNSIVVTNTSTGNPTSYLWDFGNGQTSTSPNSTPGVPTYMAGQTYTVCLTAKNRFNDAPFNKTAQQECKTVTISGIADRNELDASISVYPNPTKGLVNVEIADIKADNIKIEITNVIGTTIATKELTNVNAKEIVEFNLDKNAAGVYFINISSEGAYTTKRVIVK is encoded by the coding sequence ATGAAGAAAACATTACTATTAAACTTGTTTAGTTTAGCGGTTATAGCTTTGTTTGCTCAAACAAAAGTGGGTATGACAACTTATGACCTTCAAACTAACAATTCAAACTGCAGAAGGGTAGTTACAAATGCTGCCGGAGAAGTTGTAATAACTTACACAAGAAGTTACACATATTCAGAAGCGGCAGATGACCGTGGAACAGGCTACAACTACAAAAACACTTCTGGCGTTTGGTCTGAGCCAACATTTGCAACAACAGCACCTACAAACGGCTGGAACAATCAAAGACCTGACTTAGATAGAACAGGTTGGCCTAACGTTGGAATTTTAAACAATGGAAATGAAATTGTTGTTTCTCACTTTGCTGGAAACACAGCTTCGTTTGGTGGTATTCAAGTTATGCAAAGAGCATTAGGTTCTGGTGCAGCGTGGAATATTACTGAATTAAACTCAAATAACGTTTCTGGTTCATTTTCCGATGATGCCACATGGCCAAGAGTAGCTATAACAGGCGATTCTATTTTAGTAATTAGTGCTGCACAAACAGGAACTTTAGTTAACGGAGTTGACGGAGGTATGTTTATGCATCGTTCTACAGATGGTGGAACTACATGGACACAGTCTTTTATTCCATTTGTAAATGGTAGCAACTTTGTAAATGTAGGTGGAGATGTTTATGACATAGATGCCAATCAAAACGGAACAGTAGCTATTGTAGTAGGAAGATATAATACTTTTATGCTAAAATCTACAGATTTTGGTTTAACATGGACGGCTCATGACGTAGTAAGAAGTACAGATATCAACGGCAATCCTAATGCTAACAATTACTCTGGTGCAGCTGGAGAATCAGCAGAAAGACAAGATATTTTAGATGAATCATTTAGTGTAATTGTTGACGATAATGATAATGTTCACGTTTGGGCCGGTCGTTTAGATTATTTAAAAGATGACCCTAATGCTGACGGTTCAGTATATCCTTTTTCTGAAGGGTTAATGTATTGGAATGAAAGCATGAGTGAGCCTGTAATTTTACATGCTTCAAGATTTACAGTAGAAGCAAATGCCGGCTGTAATCCTTTATATACAAGTGCAGTTATAAATGATCCTGAATTTACTCAGTTTGGTTTATATAGATCTTCTTTAGTTTCTCAACCAAGTGCATCTTATGATGCTGCCGGCAATTTAGTAGTAGCATATACAAGAATGAGAACCGCTATTATTGATCCTTTAGATAGTTCAGTATTAAATGCATCTCCTGATGGTTATTTCTTTAAAGATGTTTATTTATTAAAATCTGCTGACGGTGGTGCTACTTGGGAAGGACCATTTAATGTTTCTAACCAAGATACTTTAGAATGTGCTTTTCCTGGTTTACCAAGAAAATTTTATAACAACACAATTCCTGTAATTTGGATGCAAGATGCGTTGCCAGGCAATGCTTTACAACCACCTACAGGTTACTCTCATCCTTATTTAAGTAATGATATTATGTATGATGAAATACCTTTATCAAGCATAGTTACTCCTTTAGATGAAACTTGCCCTACTTTAGCATTACTTGATCCAGGTATTAATAATTTAACTATTTCTCAAGGATGTAATCCAAGTGCTGAAGATTATGAAGAAATATTAGTTTTTGATGATGTGCCTCAAGGTCCAGACACAAACATGGTTAACTTTGTACAAGGCTCTATTACAGGTTCCGGATTATATGACTTATATTTAGTAGATAATGCCGGAAACGTTAGTGATACTGTTCAAATTAATGTTACCGTAGCACCGGATAATACACCACCTACATATACTTTTATAGGACCAGATACTTTACAGGTTATTATTGGTGATACTTATGTTGACCCGGGAATTAACTATGACGATAATGGTTGCTACCCTGCTGCTGCTCCTTCTACAACTGACAATGTTAACCCTACTTTAACAACAGGTTTAGGTTTAGCTACGTATGTATATACAATAGTAGATAATGCTGGTAATTCAACAAGTGCAGTTAGATATGTAGAAATTATTTCTAACGATACAGAAGGTCCAATTATTACGTTAACTGGTGGTGCTACAGATTCTGTAGAAGTTTGTACCTCTTACGATGAGCAAGGTGCTACCGCTTTTGACTTAGTAGATTATACTGTGCCGGTAACTATAAATTCAAGTGCTGTAAATATAAATGTTGTAGGTAGTTACCTTGTAACTTATACTGCATCGGACTATGCACCTATTCCAAATACATCTACGTTTACAAGAACTGTTTATGTAGAAGATAACACCGCCCCATTATTAACAGTAGAAGATGACAATGACTTAGTTACTCCTGCCGATTCTTATACAGAAGGTGGTGTTAACTATACTTATGTGGGCACTAACTTTGTAGCTCCTTCAGTTTCAGCTTCAGACCCTAACTGTAGTGGTCAAACTGTAAACGTAACTGTTAATGATGCAAGTGTTAACACATCTACAGCAGGAAACTATACTGCCGTAGTAACTGCTACAGATGAAAATGGAAATAGTACTAGCCAAAACCTAACAGTTAGAGTAGGTACTGAACCAACTCCAAATTTCACATATTTTGCTACATCTAATAGTATTGTTGTAACGAACACATCTACAGGAAATCCAACTTCATATTTGTGGGATTTTGGAAATGGACAAACCAGTACTTCTCCAAACTCTACACCTGGTGTTCCTACATATATGGCGGGACAAACTTATACGGTTTGTTTAACAGCTAAAAATAGATTTAATGACGCTCCATTTAATAAAACAGCTCAGCAAGAATGTAAAACAGTAACTATTTCTGGTATAGCTGATAGAAATGAATTAGATGCTTCTATTTCTGTTTATCCTAACCCAACTAAAGGATTAGTGAATGTAGAAATAGCTGATATTAAAGCCGATAACATTAAAATAGAAATAACTAACGTAATAGGTACTACCATTGCTACTAAAGAATTAACTAATGTTAATGCTAAAGAAATAGTAGAATTTAACTTAGATAAAAATGCTGCTGGAGTTTACTTCATCAACATTTCTTCTGAAGGTGCTTATACAACTAAAAGAGTTATTGTTAAGTAA
- a CDS encoding 3'-5' exonuclease, giving the protein MQQIPLHQLLYFDVETVSQQKDFADISQELQELWQHKHQFLRTEEDETYDVSYQNNAAIYAEFGKIVCISCGFFNGKEFRLKSFFGDDEKQLLMEFSTLLNSTKLYLCGHNIKEFDVPYVCRRMLVNGIKLPNALDVAGKKPWEVNFVDTLQLWKFGDYKSYTSLNLLATIFNIPTPKDDIDGSMVGKVYWQDNDLPRIVQYCQKDVITVVRLLQKWQQQVLLKDEEVVIV; this is encoded by the coding sequence ATGCAACAAATACCACTCCACCAATTACTATATTTTGATGTAGAAACAGTAAGTCAGCAAAAAGATTTTGCCGACATAAGCCAAGAACTTCAAGAACTGTGGCAACACAAACATCAATTTTTAAGAACCGAAGAAGATGAAACTTATGATGTTTCCTATCAAAATAATGCAGCCATATATGCCGAATTTGGCAAGATAGTTTGTATTTCTTGCGGATTTTTTAATGGCAAGGAGTTTAGGCTAAAATCTTTTTTTGGAGATGATGAAAAACAGTTGCTAATGGAATTTTCTACTTTATTAAACAGTACAAAGTTGTATTTGTGTGGGCACAATATTAAGGAGTTTGATGTGCCTTATGTGTGCCGTAGAATGTTAGTAAACGGAATAAAACTGCCTAATGCATTGGATGTAGCGGGCAAAAAACCATGGGAAGTTAATTTTGTAGATACCTTGCAATTATGGAAGTTTGGAGATTATAAAAGCTATACCAGCTTAAATTTGTTAGCAACAATTTTTAATATTCCTACTCCCAAAGACGATATAGACGGCAGTATGGTAGGCAAAGTTTACTGGCAAGATAATGATTTGCCACGTATAGTGCAGTATTGCCAAAAAGATGTGATAACAGTAGTAAGACTATTACAAAAATGGCAGCAGCAGGTATTGTTAAAAGATGAGGAAGTGGTAATTGTATAG
- a CDS encoding LTA synthase family protein, whose translation MVVVLKTIYNYFVKPAIYFLLLFAFLKALFLFVNFNDIRYKDAKNLWLVFTNSFSIDFAVVCYISLLPLTVFLIQIFIKKNILHPFLIAYFTCVSFIAVAINFIDIRLFSYWSSKLSAKALFYLNTPLMSLKSAGKWQVLILFIVAIVLTYISYKVLKILIKKQEINTRKWYLYLPAFLLLSGLAILGLRGGFRVIPINQSDAYFSDDNTLNVAGVNSLWNFGNVLFQNNNSLKTNPYKVMDEAKAEEIFKNLYHQEKDTLINILNIKRPNIIYIALEGVNANCIKEYNSWGVLMPNVENFIKEGYTFKQMYASGLRTDQGLVSIISGFPAMPFHTIGAQPEKFQHLPSLSLALKEEGYTNTFFFAGEPEFGSFKAFLKYNGFGKVYGLQDYPKEQLTQELGAPDEFLFAKFIEDTKNAKEPFFNLVLTQTTHEPYDMPFNEGEHKDIKRYDNAVIYVDSILGVFYEQCKNMPWFDNTLFILSSDHAHKYPGDYWYNDKERFHIPFILFGNALKNEFKGKKTEQLVNQTDIPYSLSKQLSLKKQYFEFSKDIFSPYSPPFSTFTHIHGHDLILPDNFCFLNYEIPNNLYQETDSCLLKSGAYFQYVFDRYMGY comes from the coding sequence ATGGTAGTAGTTTTAAAAACTATCTATAATTATTTTGTAAAACCTGCCATTTACTTTTTATTGCTGTTTGCTTTCTTAAAAGCACTTTTTTTATTTGTCAATTTTAATGATATACGATATAAAGATGCCAAAAATCTATGGTTGGTTTTCACTAATAGCTTTTCTATAGATTTTGCAGTAGTATGTTATATCTCACTCCTTCCATTAACGGTTTTTTTAATTCAAATTTTTATAAAAAAAAACATCTTACATCCTTTTTTAATAGCTTATTTTACTTGTGTTTCTTTTATTGCAGTAGCTATAAACTTTATAGATATTAGGCTGTTTTCTTATTGGAGTTCTAAGCTAAGTGCCAAGGCTCTATTTTATTTGAATACGCCACTAATGTCCCTAAAATCGGCCGGAAAATGGCAGGTTTTAATACTTTTTATAGTAGCTATTGTATTAACTTATATCTCTTATAAAGTGCTTAAAATTTTAATTAAAAAACAAGAAATTAACACAAGAAAATGGTACTTATATCTCCCTGCTTTCTTATTGTTAAGTGGCTTGGCAATATTGGGATTAAGAGGTGGTTTTAGAGTAATACCTATTAACCAAAGTGATGCTTATTTTTCTGACGATAATACGCTAAATGTAGCTGGAGTTAATTCGCTTTGGAATTTTGGAAATGTACTTTTTCAAAACAACAACAGTTTAAAAACAAACCCTTACAAAGTAATGGATGAAGCCAAAGCCGAAGAAATTTTTAAAAATTTATACCATCAAGAAAAGGATACTTTAATAAATATACTGAATATAAAGCGACCGAATATTATATACATTGCTTTAGAGGGCGTAAATGCCAACTGCATAAAAGAATACAATAGCTGGGGCGTGCTGATGCCAAATGTTGAAAATTTTATAAAAGAAGGCTATACATTTAAGCAAATGTACGCTTCGGGCTTGCGTACCGACCAAGGTTTGGTTTCTATAATTAGCGGATTTCCGGCTATGCCTTTTCATACTATTGGAGCTCAACCCGAAAAATTTCAGCACTTACCTTCCTTATCATTAGCACTTAAAGAAGAAGGATATACTAATACTTTTTTCTTTGCAGGAGAACCTGAGTTTGGCAGTTTTAAAGCTTTTTTAAAATATAATGGTTTTGGGAAAGTTTATGGATTACAAGATTATCCTAAAGAGCAACTTACTCAAGAATTAGGTGCTCCGGATGAATTTTTATTTGCCAAATTTATTGAAGACACTAAAAATGCTAAAGAGCCTTTTTTTAACTTAGTACTAACCCAAACCACTCACGAACCTTATGATATGCCTTTTAATGAAGGAGAACATAAAGATATAAAACGCTACGACAATGCCGTAATATATGTGGATAGTATCTTAGGTGTTTTTTATGAGCAGTGCAAAAATATGCCGTGGTTTGATAATACTTTGTTTATTTTGTCATCAGACCATGCTCATAAATATCCTGGCGATTATTGGTACAATGACAAAGAACGGTTTCATATACCTTTTATCTTATTTGGCAATGCACTTAAAAATGAATTTAAAGGAAAGAAAACAGAACAATTAGTTAATCAAACGGATATACCATATAGCCTAAGCAAACAGCTGAGTTTAAAAAAGCAATATTTTGAGTTTAGCAAAGATATTTTTAGCCCATACAGTCCACCGTTTTCTACTTTCACTCATATACATGGGCACGATCTTATTCTACCTGATAATTTTTGTTTTCTCAACTATGAAATTCCCAATAATTTATACCAAGAAACAGACTCTTGCTTATTAAAAAGTGGGGCTTATTTTCAGTATGTTTTTGATAGGTATATGGGGTATTAA
- a CDS encoding anhydro-N-acetylmuramic acid kinase — protein sequence MSNKYYAIGLMSGSSLDALDMVYASFTYSDKWNYEILKTKGVSLNTWSNILPNAINFTKKNLDNLSLTFGNFIGEETQNFIKENNIEQIDIVVSHGHTIFHYPEKGITCQIGDGQAIVDILKLPVLNNLRQKDINAGGQGAPIVPIGDLHLFSQYKFCLNIGGIANISIKQKDKIIAYDIAVANQILNYYSDMLGADFDTNGNWAREGVINFELIKQLEELDFYKKEAPKSLDNGYKEEIKKVIHFYNLSPKNALATYTHHLADIIAKEANKYCITKNDEMLITGGGAYNSYLIELIAEKFNGKIVVPTSKIIENKEALVMAFMGVLYLRNEVNVLGSVTGAEYDTVCGELYNFNKN from the coding sequence ATGTCAAATAAGTATTACGCCATAGGTTTAATGTCGGGTAGCTCATTAGATGCTTTAGATATGGTTTATGCATCTTTTACATACTCTGATAAGTGGAATTATGAAATACTTAAAACAAAAGGTGTTTCTTTAAATACTTGGTCTAATATTTTACCTAATGCAATAAATTTCACCAAAAAAAATTTAGATAATTTAAGCCTAACATTTGGAAATTTTATAGGAGAAGAAACGCAAAATTTTATAAAAGAAAATAATATAGAGCAGATAGATATTGTGGTTTCTCATGGACACACTATTTTTCATTATCCCGAAAAAGGAATTACTTGCCAAATAGGAGATGGGCAAGCCATAGTAGATATTTTGAAATTACCGGTTTTAAATAATTTACGACAAAAAGATATAAATGCAGGAGGGCAAGGAGCACCTATTGTACCCATTGGAGATTTGCACTTATTTTCTCAGTACAAATTTTGTTTAAATATTGGTGGAATTGCCAATATTAGCATTAAACAAAAAGATAAAATTATAGCTTATGATATTGCCGTAGCCAATCAAATATTAAATTATTATAGTGATATGTTAGGGGCTGATTTTGATACTAATGGAAATTGGGCAAGAGAAGGAGTTATTAATTTTGAGCTAATAAAACAGTTGGAAGAATTAGATTTTTATAAAAAAGAAGCACCTAAATCTTTAGACAACGGCTATAAGGAGGAAATAAAAAAAGTGATACATTTTTATAATTTATCTCCTAAAAATGCTTTAGCTACATATACGCATCATTTAGCAGATATAATAGCCAAAGAAGCTAATAAATATTGCATTACAAAAAATGATGAGATGCTTATAACTGGAGGTGGAGCGTATAATTCCTATTTAATTGAATTAATTGCAGAAAAATTTAACGGAAAAATTGTTGTTCCTACTTCTAAAATTATTGAAAACAAAGAAGCCTTAGTGATGGCTTTTATGGGTGTGTTGTATTTAAGAAATGAAGTAAATGTGCTGGGTAGTGTAACGGGTGCAGAGTATGATACTGTTTGCGGAGAGCTGTATAATTTTAATAAAAATTAA
- a CDS encoding ComEC/Rec2 family competence protein translates to MNTKLNILKNIPLVRITSIVILGVTTGIYFQRNTLILFLLCIAICLLIFAQIIRLRYKLTSLSSQIKWVSSLLFLSLFFVAFTLSALFNSSKNKSHFTKYIKEENLIKIQIIDNPIAKENSQKITGKVIEVLENDKTYHTTGKLLVYIQKDSISEKLKYGDVLIGKTFINSIEPPRNPFEFNYKDYLKFHNIFQTAYLSSENWKLIKQDSGNFIVGKLFKLRNYLYNVIDKYIAGNNEKAIANAILIGKKDLLDYELIRAYSTSGAMHVLAVSGLHVGIVYLIFNSLLFFLNNRKTKVLKSIILVLLIWLYAILTGASPSVLRAATMFSFIAIGTSFKQYVNIYNTIAASALLLILVNPYIITEVGFQLSYLAVIGIIFLQPKIYNLLYTENYILDKTWAITAVSISAQIATFPLGILYFHQFPNFFFVSNLIVIPVAFAIVFLGVSLFVFSFIHPLAGIIGFILSKVIFILNYSVSFIDKLPYSLSSGLHISLLECYLIYLFIIAFSIALAYKNKNALKVALASTLFFTISLSYHKLSNGSLSYLTVYYVPKQSAVELNNGNTRYSYFDKDFKENDSQLLFRVKHNWWGTYTTKQTFKQSNTPIDIITFKNKEILFVDSNFTLPKQTVETDYCILKHQQKLYLSSFTKKIKAKKYIFDSSNKSYYNKYWKKDCDSLNLDCYFVTEQSAFVEKL, encoded by the coding sequence TTGAATACCAAACTAAACATATTAAAGAACATACCCTTAGTAAGAATTACTTCTATTGTTATATTAGGCGTTACAACCGGAATATATTTTCAGCGTAATACTTTGATATTGTTTCTTTTGTGTATAGCAATCTGTTTACTAATTTTTGCTCAAATAATTAGACTAAGATATAAATTAACATCACTAAGCTCACAAATAAAATGGGTAAGTAGTCTTTTATTCCTATCGTTATTTTTTGTAGCTTTTACGCTAAGTGCTTTGTTTAACTCCTCTAAAAACAAAAGCCATTTTACAAAATATATAAAAGAGGAAAATCTCATAAAAATTCAAATAATAGACAACCCTATTGCTAAAGAGAACAGCCAAAAAATAACAGGAAAAGTTATTGAAGTACTGGAAAATGATAAAACTTATCACACAACGGGAAAGCTATTGGTTTACATTCAAAAAGATAGTATTTCTGAAAAGTTAAAATATGGAGATGTACTAATAGGCAAAACTTTTATAAATAGCATAGAACCACCCAGAAATCCATTTGAGTTCAATTATAAAGATTACCTAAAGTTTCATAACATTTTTCAAACAGCATATTTATCCTCTGAAAATTGGAAACTCATAAAACAAGATAGCGGCAACTTTATAGTTGGTAAACTTTTTAAACTTAGAAACTATTTATATAATGTAATAGATAAATATATAGCAGGCAACAATGAAAAAGCCATAGCCAATGCCATTCTTATAGGTAAAAAAGATTTATTGGATTATGAACTTATAAGAGCTTATTCTACAAGCGGAGCTATGCACGTTTTAGCCGTAAGTGGACTGCATGTAGGTATTGTTTATCTTATTTTTAATAGCTTGCTATTTTTTCTTAATAACAGAAAAACAAAAGTTTTAAAATCAATAATTTTAGTACTTCTTATTTGGTTGTACGCTATTCTTACGGGTGCTTCTCCTTCGGTATTAAGAGCTGCTACTATGTTTTCTTTTATAGCCATAGGCACTTCTTTTAAACAGTATGTCAATATTTACAACACCATTGCCGCATCGGCTTTACTTTTAATTTTAGTAAATCCATATATTATTACAGAAGTAGGTTTTCAACTTTCTTATTTGGCTGTTATTGGCATTATATTTTTGCAACCCAAAATTTATAATTTACTTTATACAGAAAACTATATCCTTGATAAAACTTGGGCTATAACAGCCGTATCTATCTCTGCACAAATTGCCACATTCCCGCTGGGAATATTATATTTTCATCAGTTTCCTAATTTTTTCTTTGTTTCTAATTTAATTGTAATACCTGTAGCCTTTGCTATTGTGTTTTTAGGCGTAAGCCTGTTTGTGTTTAGTTTTATTCATCCCTTAGCCGGCATTATCGGCTTCATACTTTCTAAAGTTATATTTATTCTAAATTATTCTGTAAGTTTTATAGACAAGTTGCCTTACTCGTTAAGTTCCGGCTTACATATCTCTTTGTTAGAATGCTATCTGATTTACTTATTTATTATTGCTTTTTCAATAGCTTTAGCATACAAAAATAAAAATGCCCTAAAAGTAGCTTTGGCAAGCACATTGTTCTTTACTATATCGCTAAGCTATCATAAATTAAGTAATGGCAGCCTTTCGTATTTAACTGTTTATTATGTTCCTAAACAAAGTGCTGTAGAACTAAATAACGGCAATACACGATACTCCTATTTTGATAAAGATTTTAAAGAAAATGATAGTCAACTTTTATTTAGAGTAAAACACAACTGGTGGGGCACATACACCACAAAACAAACATTTAAACAAAGTAATACGCCTATAGATATTATTACTTTTAAAAATAAGGAAATACTTTTTGTTGATTCAAATTTTACTTTACCTAAGCAAACTGTAGAAACGGATTATTGTATTTTAAAACATCAGCAAAAATTGTATTTGAGTAGTTTTACTAAAAAAATAAAAGCCAAAAAATACATTTTTGACAGCTCAAACAAAAGCTATTATAACAAATATTGGAAAAAGGACTGCGATTCTTTAAATTTGGACTGTTATTTTGTTACAGAGCAGAGTGCATTTGTAGAAAAACTATAG
- a CDS encoding enoyl-CoA hydratase/isomerase family protein — MNLELVEYTIKDRIAYISLNRPEKRNAFNEQLVNELKLAFAHAEQEEQVKIIVLSGNGKAFSAGADLAYLQSLQKYTYEENLADSNNLKELYQQIYTCSKITIAKIKGHAIAGGAGLATVCDFSYAVPDILMGYTEVKIGFIPAIVMVFLLRKINEGKAKELLLTGKLISSEEALNLGLITHIFSEEEIDEKVHEIAIDLAISTSAQSIANTKEMISKVQQISLTDGFNYAAEMNAKGRGNEDCKKGIASFLNKEKISW, encoded by the coding sequence ATGAATTTAGAACTTGTAGAATATACCATAAAAGACAGAATTGCTTACATAAGCCTAAATAGACCCGAAAAACGCAATGCTTTTAACGAACAGTTAGTCAACGAGTTAAAATTAGCTTTTGCTCATGCGGAACAAGAAGAACAAGTAAAAATAATAGTATTAAGTGGTAATGGAAAAGCATTTAGTGCGGGTGCCGATTTAGCTTACTTACAATCGCTGCAAAAATATACTTACGAAGAAAATTTAGCCGATTCTAATAATTTAAAAGAGCTATACCAACAAATATATACTTGTAGCAAAATAACTATAGCCAAAATAAAAGGACACGCCATAGCCGGAGGTGCAGGTTTAGCCACTGTTTGCGATTTTTCTTATGCCGTACCTGATATTTTAATGGGTTATACCGAAGTAAAAATAGGTTTTATTCCGGCTATTGTTATGGTATTTTTACTAAGGAAAATTAATGAGGGCAAAGCCAAAGAACTGTTACTTACAGGCAAGCTAATTTCAAGCGAAGAAGCTTTAAATTTAGGTTTAATAACTCACATTTTTTCCGAAGAAGAAATAGATGAAAAAGTACACGAAATAGCTATTGATTTGGCAATTTCAACTTCGGCACAATCTATAGCCAACACTAAAGAAATGATAAGTAAAGTACAGCAAATTTCGCTTACAGATGGTTTTAATTATGCTGCTGAAATGAATGCCAAAGGAAGAGGAAATGAAGACTGCAAAAAAGGAATTGCATCTTTTTTAAACAAAGAAAAAATATCATGGTAG
- a CDS encoding sulfite exporter TauE/SafE family protein, with amino-acid sequence MKNLSYLFLLLSLIAEIFGTIGGFGSSVFFVPIANFYFNFESVLGITAIYHLSSNLSKIVLFKKGLDKKLLINIGIPSVIFVIIGGLLTKVFNNSYLELFLGVFLIILALLFLIKKELVINPIKRNAIIGGSLSGFSAGLLGTGGAIRGLTMSAFNLEKTVFIATSAFIDFMIDFSRTFVYYYNGYIHKHDLIYVPFLIIIGIVGTLIGKKILNYIPQDKFKQISLSLILIIGIITLVNTLLNK; translated from the coding sequence ATGAAAAATTTAAGTTACCTATTCCTACTTTTATCTTTAATTGCCGAAATATTTGGAACAATAGGAGGATTTGGTTCATCAGTATTTTTTGTTCCAATTGCAAATTTTTATTTCAACTTTGAATCGGTTTTAGGTATAACAGCTATTTATCACCTTTCTAGCAATTTGAGTAAGATTGTTTTGTTCAAAAAAGGACTTGATAAAAAATTACTAATAAATATTGGCATTCCATCAGTAATATTTGTTATAATAGGTGGATTATTAACAAAGGTATTTAACAATTCATATCTTGAATTATTTCTTGGAGTATTCCTTATCATTTTGGCACTCTTATTTCTTATTAAAAAAGAATTGGTAATAAATCCTATTAAGCGAAATGCCATAATTGGCGGTAGTTTATCGGGATTTTCGGCAGGACTTTTGGGAACAGGTGGTGCAATACGAGGACTAACTATGAGTGCCTTTAATTTAGAAAAAACGGTATTTATTGCCACATCTGCATTCATAGATTTTATGATAGATTTTTCAAGAACATTTGTATATTATTACAATGGGTACATTCATAAACATGACTTAATTTATGTGCCATTTTTGATAATTATTGGAATTGTAGGAACATTAATTGGTAAAAAAATTCTAAACTATATTCCCCAAGATAAGTTTAAACAAATTTCGCTCAGCCTTATATTAATTATTGGAATAATAACTTTGGTCAATACATTATTGAATAAATAG